The following are from one region of the Shinella sp. PSBB067 genome:
- a CDS encoding 4'-phosphopantetheinyl transferase encodes MLLEGLFAAGIRTSESMIAGQSAALHPEEAAAVAVAVANRRREFSAGRACARNAMERLGLPALALPMGSDRAPVWPQGLVGTISHDRTHCAAAVALRSDGFLALGLDIEEAEPVEEGLADDICTAGERDWLARQPAGHRGLLLKAIFSAKECAYKCQYPLSGTLLDFQDLSLDLDMAGERFTAQFLKDALPFGCGDRLAGRIRLRHGHIVSAMSIRDDGRDRAVPV; translated from the coding sequence ATGCTGCTGGAAGGTCTGTTCGCGGCGGGGATTCGCACGAGCGAGAGCATGATCGCCGGCCAGAGCGCAGCCTTGCATCCGGAAGAAGCGGCGGCCGTTGCCGTCGCCGTGGCGAACCGGCGGCGCGAATTTTCCGCCGGCCGCGCCTGTGCCCGAAATGCCATGGAGCGATTGGGGCTGCCGGCGCTTGCGTTGCCGATGGGGAGCGACCGCGCGCCCGTATGGCCGCAGGGGCTTGTCGGCACGATCAGCCATGACCGCACCCATTGCGCCGCAGCCGTCGCCTTGAGATCCGACGGCTTCCTCGCCCTCGGCCTCGACATCGAGGAAGCCGAACCGGTTGAGGAAGGCCTTGCGGACGACATCTGCACCGCCGGCGAACGCGACTGGCTTGCGCGGCAACCGGCAGGGCACCGTGGACTGCTGCTCAAGGCGATCTTCAGCGCGAAGGAATGCGCCTACAAATGCCAGTATCCGCTGAGCGGGACGTTGCTGGATTTTCAGGATCTTTCGCTCGATCTGGATATGGCGGGAGAGCGCTTCACTGCGCAATTCCTGAAGGATGCCCTTCCCTTCGGATGCGGCGATCGCCTTGCCGGACGCATCCGCCTGAGACACGGCCATATCGTCTCGGCCATGTCCATCCGGGACGATGGAAGGGATCGCGCTGTTCCCGTCTAG
- a CDS encoding WecB/TagA/CpsF family glycosyltransferase, with protein MAIAETQPPVMVPSGNRSRTAFLGAPFDALTPENVVDLLKASGPGVRFRYVVTPNVDHVVRLNKDHTLARHYNKAWLSLCDSRPIATLARLASVRLPLVTGSDLTVALFQSVIQSGDVISVIAANQALVRSLERSYPAVRFCAFVPPPDVLSNEQALRDCVEFVAKERARFIFICIGSPQSERIASALTLHAQASGTAFCVGAALEFLVGAKKRAPSWMRRAGLEWLHRLSSDPRRLWHRYASSVLPLLLLFSGEISGRQKRPG; from the coding sequence ATGGCAATCGCAGAGACGCAGCCGCCTGTCATGGTGCCTTCCGGCAATCGAAGCCGTACGGCGTTTCTCGGCGCGCCTTTCGACGCGTTGACCCCCGAAAACGTGGTGGACCTGCTCAAGGCATCCGGTCCGGGCGTGCGGTTCCGCTACGTGGTGACGCCGAATGTCGATCATGTCGTCCGGCTCAACAAGGACCACACGCTGGCGCGGCACTACAACAAGGCGTGGCTGTCGCTGTGCGACAGCCGGCCGATCGCGACGCTCGCCCGCCTTGCCTCCGTACGGTTGCCGCTGGTGACGGGCTCCGACCTGACCGTGGCCCTGTTCCAGTCGGTCATCCAGAGCGGCGATGTCATCAGCGTGATCGCTGCCAACCAGGCGCTGGTGCGGTCCCTGGAGCGGTCTTATCCGGCCGTCCGGTTTTGCGCCTTCGTGCCGCCGCCCGATGTCCTTTCCAACGAGCAGGCGTTGCGCGATTGCGTGGAGTTCGTCGCCAAGGAAAGGGCGCGGTTCATCTTCATCTGCATCGGCTCGCCGCAATCGGAGAGGATCGCGTCTGCGCTGACCCTGCATGCCCAGGCAAGCGGAACGGCGTTCTGCGTCGGCGCCGCGCTGGAATTCCTGGTCGGAGCCAAGAAGCGCGCGCCGTCCTGGATGCGCCGTGCGGGCCTTGAATGGCTGCACAGGCTGTCGTCCGACCCGAGGCGGCTCTGGCATCGCTACGCCTCGTCGGTGCTGCCGCTGCTGTTGCTGTTCTCGGGCGAGATCTCCGGGCGGCAGAAGCGGCCGGGCTAG
- a CDS encoding glycosyltransferase family 2 protein, which yields MLDSLLNTVAVSLSALLSVPTAVYAAECAAAAFSRKGERRAPEARPAVAVVVPAHNEEDGISRTLSTIWPQLREGDRLLVVADNCDDRTAPLAREAGAEVIERHDAARRGKGYALDAGIAGLANAPPPVVILVDADCRVGPDAVDLLARQALASGRPVQARYLMTAPADASLGQTVAAFAFLVKNRVRPLGLDALGLPCQLTGSGMAFPWELLRSAPLANAHLVEDMKLGLDLARAGHAPCFCDEALVTSRFPASEKGTRTQRQRWESGHLAMGRVALGALAETATYRNPAYLAMILDVIVPPLSLLCLLLGLALVAGAALAAGGASLASLILAAVNLFLLVAASMLAWSAFGRTVLPARALAAVPVYALGKIGLYPRLILGRTRSGWIRTDRSGSDDR from the coding sequence GTGCTCGATAGTCTCCTGAACACCGTCGCCGTTTCCCTGTCGGCCCTGCTTTCCGTTCCGACGGCGGTTTACGCGGCCGAATGCGCGGCGGCCGCCTTTTCCCGCAAGGGTGAACGGCGCGCCCCCGAAGCGCGCCCCGCCGTGGCCGTCGTGGTGCCGGCGCACAACGAGGAAGACGGGATTTCCCGCACATTGTCGACCATATGGCCGCAACTGCGCGAAGGCGACCGGCTGCTCGTGGTCGCCGACAACTGCGACGACCGGACGGCCCCGCTGGCGCGCGAAGCCGGCGCCGAAGTCATCGAACGACACGATGCGGCGCGCCGGGGCAAGGGCTACGCGCTCGATGCCGGGATTGCCGGACTGGCGAACGCACCGCCGCCCGTCGTCATCCTGGTCGATGCGGATTGCCGGGTCGGCCCCGATGCCGTCGACCTTTTGGCCCGGCAGGCGCTCGCGTCGGGCAGGCCGGTCCAGGCCCGCTACCTGATGACGGCGCCGGCGGACGCTTCGCTGGGGCAGACGGTGGCGGCCTTCGCCTTTCTCGTCAAGAACCGGGTGAGGCCCCTGGGGCTGGACGCGCTCGGCCTGCCCTGCCAGCTCACCGGGTCGGGCATGGCCTTTCCATGGGAACTGCTCAGAAGCGCCCCCCTTGCCAATGCGCACCTGGTCGAGGACATGAAGCTCGGTCTCGATCTGGCGCGCGCGGGGCACGCGCCCTGCTTCTGCGACGAAGCGCTGGTCACCAGCCGGTTTCCCGCCTCCGAAAAGGGAACACGCACGCAGCGGCAACGCTGGGAAAGCGGGCACCTTGCCATGGGACGCGTCGCGCTCGGCGCATTGGCGGAGACTGCCACCTATCGCAATCCGGCCTACCTCGCCATGATCCTCGACGTGATCGTGCCGCCGCTGTCGCTTCTTTGTCTGCTTCTCGGATTGGCCCTTGTCGCAGGCGCGGCCCTGGCGGCGGGCGGTGCTTCGCTCGCATCGCTCATCCTTGCGGCCGTCAATCTCTTCCTTCTCGTCGCAGCGAGCATGCTTGCATGGTCGGCTTTCGGCCGCACGGTGCTGCCCGCGCGCGCCCTCGCCGCCGTGCCCGTCTATGCGCTGGGGAAAATCGGGCTCTATCCGCGCCTGATCCTCGGGCGGACGCGGAGCGGCTGGATTCGAACGGATCGCTCGGGCAGCGACGACCGCTGA
- a CDS encoding undecaprenyl-phosphate glucose phosphotransferase, with translation MVMHIDPVAGLSYSSLKRSRARGGLSYEAIAYIAAAIDFLWLFSASTLGYIAYEYVAFGIYDDLSLHVGIGLVVSTIFVLAMSGAGAYQPEKLVLPGQQIFSICVLFTSTLAFLFTVLFFLKLGSTFSRGATLFAASGSLAGLVSIRYLWRYRLPHAIARGTFLMKQVLLICRDEFSVEPLEWRAAESGMAIAQVIRLSGDDATMPCSSEILHSVYSGGIDEVLIVWSEANSAALKECLVALRRSTLPVNVVFDGFMAGIMCYGCERIGGMAAFQTQRPPLTFLERSLKRAFDVVFALVSLAVLSPMLFIVALAVRIESKGPALFVQSRNGHGNRAFRILKFRSMTVMEDGSEIQQATRNDKRVTRVGRFIRSTSIDELPQLWNVLCGDMSVVGPRPHALAHDQLYSNLIEQYAFRRHVKPGLTGWAQVNGCRGETPTVDRMEERISYDLWYIDNWSFWLDIKIICRTFVCLQDVSKVY, from the coding sequence ATGGTTATGCATATCGACCCTGTGGCGGGGCTATCCTATTCTTCGCTGAAGCGCTCCCGCGCGCGCGGCGGGCTGAGCTACGAGGCTATCGCCTACATCGCCGCCGCCATCGACTTCCTGTGGCTCTTCAGCGCAAGCACCCTCGGCTATATCGCCTATGAATATGTCGCCTTCGGCATCTATGACGACCTGTCCCTCCATGTCGGGATCGGGTTGGTGGTTTCCACGATCTTCGTCCTCGCCATGAGCGGGGCCGGCGCGTACCAGCCGGAAAAGCTGGTCCTGCCGGGACAGCAGATCTTCAGTATCTGCGTGCTCTTCACCAGCACGCTCGCCTTCCTGTTCACCGTGCTTTTCTTCCTGAAGCTCGGCTCGACCTTCTCGCGCGGCGCGACGCTTTTCGCGGCCTCCGGCTCGCTCGCGGGCCTTGTAAGCATCCGCTATCTCTGGCGCTATCGCCTTCCCCATGCCATCGCGCGCGGCACGTTCCTGATGAAGCAGGTTCTGCTGATCTGCCGGGACGAGTTCTCCGTCGAGCCGCTGGAATGGAGGGCCGCCGAAAGCGGCATGGCCATCGCGCAGGTCATCCGGCTTTCGGGCGACGACGCGACGATGCCGTGTTCCAGCGAGATTCTCCACAGCGTCTATTCCGGCGGTATCGATGAGGTGCTGATCGTATGGAGCGAGGCCAACAGCGCGGCCCTGAAGGAGTGTCTCGTGGCGTTGAGACGCTCGACCCTGCCCGTGAACGTCGTCTTCGACGGCTTCATGGCCGGCATCATGTGCTACGGCTGCGAGCGCATCGGCGGCATGGCCGCATTCCAGACGCAGCGCCCGCCCCTGACATTCCTCGAGCGCAGCCTGAAAAGGGCGTTCGACGTCGTCTTCGCGCTGGTATCGCTGGCGGTCCTCAGTCCGATGCTCTTCATCGTGGCGCTCGCGGTCAGGATCGAGAGCAAGGGGCCCGCCTTGTTCGTCCAGTCGCGCAACGGTCACGGCAACCGAGCCTTCCGCATCCTGAAATTCCGCAGCATGACCGTCATGGAAGACGGCAGCGAAATCCAGCAGGCGACACGGAACGACAAGCGCGTCACCCGGGTGGGCCGCTTCATCCGCTCCACGAGCATCGACGAGTTGCCGCAGCTCTGGAACGTGCTGTGCGGCGACATGTCCGTGGTCGGCCCCCGTCCGCACGCTCTCGCCCACGATCAGCTCTACAGCAACCTGATAGAGCAGTACGCCTTCCGCCGTCATGTCAAACCCGGTCTGACCGGATGGGCGCAGGTCAACGGCTGCCGCGGCGAAACGCCGACGGTCGACCGGATGGAGGAACGCATCAGTTACGATCTCTGGTACATCGACAACTGGTCGTTCTGGCTGGACATCAAGATCATCTGCCGCACGTTCGTCTGCCTGCAGGACGTCAGCAAAGTCTATTGA
- a CDS encoding Gfo/Idh/MocA family protein: MRNGRARKSVFLTGCGFVADLYMRSLASFPDIVLLGAHDLQPDRLATFCRRWKIPAFATLEEAFAAADDKTVFLNLTNPSQHYAVNRAILEAGFACWSEKPLAMAMPEAEALCMLAREKCLLLASAPCSVLGEAAQTLGHALRHDLAGQPRLIYAELDDGFIPQAPIEKWQSESGAPWHYQDEFRTGCTLEHAGYYLSWLIAFFGPVESVTAASATTQPDKRGVSDCAPDFSTATLFFREGMVARLTCSITASHDHRIRIFTDRGVLELDRAWDNFAPLRFRRRFALRRRLVESPFRKKLRLKGPTHPRVGRTGAASMNFALGPAEMLEALHEDRPCRLTADFALHLNEVTLAIQSAGQWGGATKMTTSCTPMEPMPWAV, translated from the coding sequence ATGCGTAACGGGCGAGCACGCAAATCTGTTTTCCTGACCGGATGCGGCTTCGTTGCCGACCTCTACATGCGTTCCCTCGCAAGCTTTCCCGATATCGTCCTGCTCGGCGCCCATGACCTTCAGCCAGATCGGCTGGCGACCTTCTGCCGGCGATGGAAAATACCGGCCTTTGCAACGCTGGAAGAGGCCTTTGCGGCCGCGGACGACAAGACCGTTTTCCTCAACCTTACCAATCCGTCGCAGCACTATGCCGTGAACCGCGCCATTCTGGAGGCGGGTTTTGCCTGCTGGTCGGAAAAGCCGCTGGCGATGGCCATGCCGGAGGCCGAGGCGCTCTGCATGCTCGCCCGCGAAAAGTGCCTGCTCCTCGCCTCCGCCCCCTGCTCCGTGCTGGGCGAGGCGGCGCAAACCCTTGGCCACGCCCTGCGCCACGATCTCGCCGGGCAGCCGCGGCTGATCTATGCCGAGCTGGACGACGGCTTCATTCCGCAGGCGCCGATCGAAAAATGGCAGAGCGAAAGCGGCGCGCCCTGGCATTACCAGGACGAGTTCAGGACGGGCTGCACGCTGGAACATGCAGGCTACTACCTCAGCTGGCTCATCGCCTTCTTCGGGCCGGTGGAAAGCGTGACCGCCGCCTCGGCGACCACCCAGCCCGACAAGCGGGGGGTCAGCGATTGCGCGCCCGATTTCTCGACGGCAACGCTGTTCTTCAGGGAAGGCATGGTCGCACGGCTGACCTGCTCGATCACGGCCAGCCACGATCACCGGATCAGGATCTTCACCGACAGGGGCGTTCTGGAGCTCGACCGCGCCTGGGACAACTTCGCCCCCCTTCGCTTCCGCCGCCGCTTCGCGCTGCGCCGCCGGCTCGTCGAAAGCCCGTTTCGCAAGAAGCTGCGATTGAAGGGACCGACCCATCCGCGGGTGGGGCGCACCGGCGCTGCGTCGATGAATTTCGCGCTCGGCCCCGCCGAGATGCTGGAAGCCCTGCACGAGGACCGTCCCTGCCGGCTGACCGCCGACTTCGCCCTTCACCTGAACGAGGTCACGCTCGCCATCCAGTCGGCCGGCCAATGGGGCGGAGCGACGAAGATGACGACCAGTTGCACGCCGATGGAGCCGATGCCATGGGCGGTCTGA
- a CDS encoding NAD(P)-dependent oxidoreductase, translating to MGGLIIGITGAGGFLGQAAVLEARRRGHEVRALLRRESRAPAAWAGDAGITVVAAELSDPGHAARQAIAEADCLLHLAARMAGNDAQMREGTLAPTRALLALPPRRLVLASSMAVYDAGTLSPHGRIDESSGTEQAADLRDAYCRAKLAQEAAVLQSGVSAWILRIGILYGAGRLWNPHLGQRIGRLVVGPGKGELPLCHVRTAAAALIGAAERPSRGTEIVNVVDDPLPDRKAYIAALKARGDVACHLPLEWRIPHFFAGLLHDRGPGLLRRPVIAARLKPLSYPNTHMQARLGPIPAVDWRTVMEEPA from the coding sequence ATGGGCGGTCTGATCATCGGCATAACCGGTGCAGGAGGCTTTCTGGGACAGGCGGCCGTCCTTGAGGCGCGTCGCCGCGGCCATGAGGTGCGCGCCCTCCTGCGACGCGAATCCCGGGCCCCCGCCGCATGGGCCGGCGATGCGGGGATCACGGTTGTGGCGGCAGAGCTTTCCGATCCGGGGCATGCGGCGCGGCAGGCGATTGCCGAAGCCGACTGCCTCCTGCATCTCGCCGCCCGGATGGCGGGCAACGACGCGCAGATGCGCGAGGGGACGCTTGCGCCTACCCGCGCCCTGCTCGCCCTCCCGCCCCGCCGCCTGGTGCTGGCAAGCTCGATGGCGGTCTACGATGCGGGAACGCTGTCGCCCCACGGCAGGATCGACGAAAGCAGCGGCACGGAACAGGCGGCGGATCTGCGCGACGCCTATTGCCGCGCCAAACTCGCCCAGGAGGCCGCGGTGCTGCAATCGGGCGTGAGCGCATGGATCCTGCGGATCGGCATTCTCTACGGCGCGGGCCGGCTGTGGAACCCCCATCTCGGCCAGCGGATCGGCCGCCTCGTCGTCGGTCCCGGCAAGGGAGAGTTGCCGCTATGCCATGTACGCACCGCCGCGGCCGCCTTGATCGGCGCTGCGGAGCGCCCGTCCCGGGGCACCGAGATCGTCAATGTCGTGGACGATCCGCTGCCGGACCGCAAAGCGTATATCGCCGCCCTGAAGGCCCGCGGCGACGTCGCCTGTCACCTGCCGCTCGAATGGCGCATACCGCACTTCTTCGCCGGCCTGCTGCATGATCGGGGGCCGGGCCTGCTGCGGCGCCCGGTGATCGCCGCCCGCCTGAAGCCCCTTTCCTACCCCAACACGCACATGCAGGCCCGTCTCGGCCCCATCCCCGCCGTGGATTGGCGCACAGTCATGGAGGAACCGGCATGA
- a CDS encoding glycosyltransferase gives MSASRPVTAFLTGEYPRATDTFIQREVAALRRQGLDVRTCSIRRTGAEHLVGPEQKAEAASTFHVLEAALRPLTLLRAHLAALKHPLRYLHGLRLAWKTAPGGVKGHLYNLIYFAEAVVLAEWMARNGVTHLHNHIAKSSCTVAMLASAVSGIPYSFTLHGPDIFFEPYHWRLGEKIARARFVACISRFCRSQAMLFSAPEHWNKLHIVHCGIDPARYDRPKAASGRELLFIGRLAAVKGVPVLFEALETLLDLEGIRLTLIGDGPDREMLEARARTQGLPVRFLGYRSQDDVADALAQADALVLASFAEGLPIVLMEALAARLPVIAPQIAGIPELVEEGVTGALVPPGDPFALAAAIRRVFADGAEARRMGENGRDRVARDFDSMTEAAKLIRLIEAGARVENAGRRPATRRQETPVPTLGAVVIGRNEGERLKACLASLAPLGRRVVYVDSGSADGSPDFARSLGLTVVELDTATPFSAAKARNAGFQALLDTEPVDTVQFVDGDCVVAGQWLRTGAETLAADPELGLVTGWRSELHPQASVYNAMCEVEWHRPAGDISTCGGDMMVRAEAFAAVGGFDPTVIAAEDDEFCLRLGKAGWRLRRLPVSMTLHDADMRRFSQWWRRSVRNGHGFAQLGVMHPPHLQRERLRVWLYGSTLPLVFLLGYVITPWLSLAALSVYALSFTKTARDLNRKGLNRTLAIKQAALLTLAKLPNLLGMLTYYRRSWAGRDMQIIEYK, from the coding sequence ATGAGCGCCTCCCGTCCCGTCACGGCCTTCCTGACCGGGGAATATCCGCGCGCCACGGATACGTTCATCCAGCGCGAGGTCGCGGCGCTCCGCAGGCAGGGCCTCGATGTGCGGACCTGCTCCATCCGCCGCACGGGCGCCGAACATCTGGTCGGCCCCGAACAGAAGGCCGAGGCCGCAAGCACCTTCCATGTCCTGGAAGCCGCATTACGCCCCCTGACGCTTCTCAGGGCGCATCTTGCCGCGCTGAAACACCCGCTGCGCTATCTGCATGGCTTGCGGCTGGCATGGAAGACCGCCCCGGGCGGCGTGAAGGGACATCTCTACAACCTGATCTATTTTGCCGAAGCCGTGGTCCTCGCCGAATGGATGGCGCGGAACGGCGTCACGCATCTCCACAATCACATCGCAAAGTCGAGTTGCACCGTGGCGATGCTGGCAAGCGCGGTCTCCGGCATACCCTATTCCTTTACGCTGCACGGCCCGGACATCTTCTTCGAACCCTACCACTGGCGTCTCGGCGAAAAGATCGCACGCGCGCGTTTCGTGGCCTGCATCTCGCGGTTCTGCCGGTCGCAGGCCATGCTGTTTTCGGCGCCGGAGCACTGGAACAAGCTGCACATCGTTCACTGCGGCATCGATCCGGCGCGGTACGACCGGCCGAAAGCCGCAAGCGGCCGGGAACTGCTGTTCATCGGGCGCCTCGCGGCGGTCAAGGGCGTGCCGGTCCTGTTCGAGGCGCTGGAGACGCTCCTCGACCTGGAAGGCATCCGGCTGACGCTGATCGGCGACGGACCGGACCGCGAGATGCTCGAAGCACGCGCGCGCACGCAGGGTCTGCCGGTCCGCTTTCTCGGCTACCGCTCGCAGGACGACGTGGCCGACGCTCTTGCGCAGGCGGACGCCCTCGTGCTGGCCTCCTTCGCGGAAGGATTGCCGATCGTGCTGATGGAGGCGCTTGCTGCCCGTTTGCCGGTCATCGCCCCGCAGATCGCCGGCATCCCCGAACTGGTTGAGGAGGGCGTGACCGGGGCACTTGTGCCGCCGGGCGATCCCTTTGCCCTGGCGGCCGCGATCCGCCGCGTTTTCGCCGATGGCGCGGAAGCGCGTCGCATGGGCGAAAACGGCCGGGATAGGGTCGCGCGGGACTTCGACAGCATGACGGAGGCGGCGAAGCTGATACGTCTCATCGAGGCGGGCGCCCGTGTCGAGAACGCCGGCCGGCGACCGGCCACCCGGCGACAAGAGACGCCGGTCCCGACGCTCGGCGCCGTGGTGATCGGCCGCAATGAAGGGGAAAGGCTGAAGGCGTGCCTTGCCTCGCTCGCACCGCTTGGCCGACGGGTCGTCTATGTCGACAGCGGCTCCGCCGACGGCAGCCCCGACTTCGCCCGCAGCCTCGGCCTTACCGTCGTCGAGCTCGATACGGCAACCCCCTTCTCGGCCGCGAAGGCACGCAACGCGGGTTTCCAGGCGCTCCTCGATACCGAGCCGGTCGATACGGTGCAATTCGTCGATGGCGATTGCGTGGTCGCCGGGCAATGGCTGCGGACCGGTGCCGAAACGCTCGCCGCGGACCCGGAGCTCGGGCTCGTCACGGGCTGGCGCTCGGAGCTTCACCCGCAGGCAAGCGTCTACAACGCCATGTGCGAGGTCGAATGGCACCGCCCCGCCGGGGACATATCAACATGCGGCGGCGATATGATGGTTCGGGCGGAAGCCTTCGCCGCCGTCGGGGGCTTCGATCCGACCGTGATCGCGGCGGAAGACGACGAATTCTGCCTGCGCCTCGGCAAGGCCGGCTGGCGGCTGCGGCGCCTGCCGGTTTCCATGACGCTGCACGACGCCGACATGCGGCGTTTCAGCCAATGGTGGAGGCGCTCGGTGCGCAACGGCCATGGCTTCGCCCAGCTGGGCGTCATGCATCCGCCCCACCTGCAACGCGAGCGCCTCCGCGTCTGGCTCTACGGCTCCACGCTGCCGCTGGTCTTTCTTCTCGGCTATGTCATAACCCCGTGGTTGTCGCTGGCGGCCTTGTCGGTCTACGCGCTCTCCTTCACCAAGACCGCGCGCGATCTCAACCGGAAGGGCCTCAACCGGACCCTGGCGATCAAGCAGGCCGCGCTTCTGACGCTGGCGAAACTGCCGAACCTCCTGGGAATGCTCACCTATTACCGGCGAAGCTGGGCGGGGCGGGATATGCAGATCATCGAGTACAAGTAA
- a CDS encoding NAD-dependent epimerase/dehydratase family protein: MQAAVRIGIIGAGYIATWHADAIRATAGLTLAAVCDPAEEAAGSLARTYGVPAFTDLDTMITAGLCDAVHILTPPNLHRDLAEKCLRAGLHVFIEKPVALSAREVETIIAAAEAAGRGFGVSHNFLGLPAYERLRKLRQAGELGLVSRAQIDWSLPLAPLRSGPYGIWLMRDTRNLLLELGPHPFSFAIDLFGPLDVEHVSLGQWITLPGGERRPQSWRILARAGNIDITLSLSLVETYDDRSVTLRGSSATARLDYAADTLVVSKDNTADLVANAFLKEMGKAAGHAREAVVNGFRQASSLNRKSPYGLSFRNTIRAFYRGLASGLPDERFSPRSALQVMQAIDASLEKIPAPPAPLPAPMRKPQPRVMVIGGTGFIGRNLTRSLVRKGIDVRVLSRGGPGPFADIAAHVETVGVSLRDEDGLARAMEGIDCVFNLAKSMDKTWDAALENDVGTALRIARACRRAGVGRLIYTGTIASYDMSRPDRPITEDMPFGDLTSRNLYARSKAECEKRLRETDGLSLVIARPGIVVGDGGPLQHWGIGRWHGPGAVKLWGNGRNILPFVLADDVSDGLIAMMEHPQAIGESFNLTGEPMFTGHDYFEAIHRRAGAKLKVTGSSLAALWLADGGKYLLKRYGLQRKGTPRPSLADWKSRGHLSPFDNGKPKRLLGWQPETDREAFLRRAIDEAHLFW; the protein is encoded by the coding sequence ATGCAGGCGGCCGTCAGGATTGGAATCATCGGCGCGGGATATATCGCGACCTGGCATGCGGACGCCATCCGCGCCACCGCGGGGCTGACCCTTGCCGCGGTCTGCGACCCCGCAGAAGAGGCCGCCGGATCCCTCGCCCGCACCTATGGCGTGCCCGCCTTCACCGACCTCGACACGATGATCACGGCCGGCCTCTGCGATGCGGTGCATATCCTCACGCCGCCGAACCTTCATCGCGACCTTGCCGAGAAATGCCTGAGGGCCGGCCTGCATGTGTTCATCGAGAAGCCGGTCGCCTTGTCGGCGCGGGAGGTGGAAACCATCATCGCCGCCGCGGAGGCGGCCGGCCGCGGTTTCGGCGTCAGCCACAACTTCCTGGGGCTTCCCGCCTATGAACGGCTCCGGAAGCTGAGGCAGGCAGGAGAACTCGGGCTGGTTTCGCGCGCCCAGATCGACTGGTCGCTGCCGCTCGCGCCGCTGCGTTCCGGCCCATACGGCATCTGGCTCATGCGCGACACGCGCAACCTCCTGCTCGAACTCGGACCGCATCCCTTCTCCTTCGCCATCGACTTGTTCGGCCCGCTCGATGTCGAGCATGTCAGCCTCGGCCAATGGATCACCCTGCCGGGCGGCGAGCGCAGGCCGCAAAGCTGGCGGATCCTCGCACGCGCCGGCAATATCGACATCACCCTCTCGCTGTCCCTGGTCGAGACGTACGACGACCGGTCCGTCACCCTGCGGGGCTCCTCCGCCACGGCAAGGCTCGACTACGCCGCCGACACGCTCGTCGTGTCGAAGGACAACACCGCCGACCTGGTGGCCAATGCGTTCCTGAAGGAAATGGGAAAGGCCGCAGGCCACGCCCGGGAAGCCGTCGTCAACGGGTTCCGCCAGGCCAGTTCGCTGAACCGGAAAAGCCCCTACGGCCTGAGCTTCCGCAATACGATACGAGCATTCTATCGCGGTCTGGCGAGCGGCCTTCCCGACGAGCGTTTCTCTCCCCGCTCCGCCTTGCAGGTCATGCAGGCGATCGATGCCAGCCTTGAGAAGATCCCCGCCCCGCCGGCACCGCTTCCGGCCCCCATGCGCAAGCCGCAGCCGCGCGTCATGGTCATCGGCGGCACGGGCTTCATCGGCCGCAACCTGACCCGCAGCCTGGTGCGGAAAGGCATCGACGTCCGCGTCCTCTCGCGTGGCGGGCCCGGTCCCTTCGCCGACATCGCCGCCCATGTCGAGACCGTCGGCGTGTCGCTGCGGGACGAGGACGGGCTGGCGCGCGCGATGGAGGGCATCGATTGCGTCTTCAATCTTGCCAAGTCCATGGACAAGACATGGGATGCCGCGCTCGAAAACGACGTCGGAACAGCGCTACGCATCGCCCGCGCCTGCCGCAGGGCTGGCGTCGGGCGCCTGATCTATACCGGCACCATCGCCTCCTATGACATGTCGCGGCCGGATCGCCCGATCACCGAGGACATGCCCTTCGGCGACCTGACTTCGCGCAATCTCTACGCCCGTTCCAAGGCGGAATGCGAGAAGCGCCTCAGGGAGACCGACGGCCTTTCCCTCGTCATCGCCCGCCCCGGCATCGTCGTCGGCGACGGCGGTCCTTTGCAGCATTGGGGGATCGGCCGCTGGCACGGGCCCGGGGCGGTCAAGCTCTGGGGCAACGGACGCAACATCCTGCCCTTCGTGCTGGCGGACGACGTGTCGGACGGTCTGATCGCGATGATGGAGCATCCGCAGGCCATCGGCGAGAGCTTCAACCTGACCGGCGAGCCCATGTTCACCGGCCATGACTATTTCGAGGCGATCCATCGCCGGGCGGGCGCGAAGCTGAAGGTCACGGGATCCAGCCTCGCGGCCCTCTGGCTGGCGGACGGCGGCAAGTACCTGCTCAAGCGCTATGGGCTGCAACGCAAGGGAACGCCGCGCCCTTCGCTTGCCGACTGGAAATCGCGAGGGCATCTGTCGCCCTTCGATAACGGCAAGCCGAAGCGCCTCCTCGGCTGGCAGCCGGAGACCGACCGCGAGGCCTTCCTTCGCCGCGCGATCGACGAGGCGCACCTCTTCTGGTGA